One part of the Streptococcus sp. oral taxon 431 genome encodes these proteins:
- a CDS encoding GntR family transcriptional regulator, whose protein sequence is MAIPKYQYIKDELKNKIISGQFASGDKFYTEAELIAMYDVSSITVVRALNDLAKDGYIVRQQGKGTFVARARKHKLVEFSDVEIFETKDDKVTVLSIERGNDLKYLEKLGLRGDQFYYKIERIRESNGVTYIYHTSYIPEQYINANYPNLEYYSSIYNRFKLDYHIHMNDEHFEEINEIVFPTPEHAASILGIDAKFPTVLQTKTTKLESTGQVLEYIETYKRSDFYKIKFISCDRDH, encoded by the coding sequence ATGGCAATTCCAAAGTATCAATATATCAAAGATGAATTGAAAAACAAAATCATTTCAGGTCAATTTGCAAGTGGCGACAAGTTCTACACTGAAGCAGAATTGATTGCAATGTATGACGTAAGTTCGATCACTGTTGTTCGCGCCTTAAACGACCTTGCTAAAGACGGTTATATTGTCCGCCAACAAGGAAAAGGAACCTTTGTGGCTCGCGCTCGCAAGCACAAACTCGTAGAATTTTCTGATGTAGAAATTTTTGAAACCAAGGACGATAAAGTCACTGTTCTTTCCATTGAACGCGGTAACGATCTTAAATACTTAGAAAAATTGGGATTGCGTGGCGATCAATTTTATTACAAAATCGAACGTATCCGTGAATCTAACGGTGTTACTTATATCTACCACACATCTTATATCCCTGAACAATACATCAATGCAAACTATCCAAATCTTGAATACTATAGTTCTATCTATAATCGTTTCAAATTGGACTACCACATTCACATGAATGACGAGCATTTTGAAGAAATCAATGAAATTGTATTTCCAACTCCAGAACATGCTGCTTCTATCCTAGGAATCGACGCTAAGTTCCCAACTGTTCTCCAAACCAAGACAACTAAACTTGAGTCAACTGGCCAAGTGTTGGAATACATTGAAACATACAAACGTTCTGATTTCTATAAGATTAAATTTATCTCATGTGATCGCGATCACTAA
- a CDS encoding glycoside hydrolase family 35 protein: MTRFKIEDDFYLDGKPFKILSGAIHYFRIPEEDWYHSLYNLKALGFNTVETYVAWNLHEPTEGNFNFEGNLDIEKFLQTAQDLGLYAIVRPSPFICAEWEFGGLPAWLLNKDMRIRSSDPAFIEMVGRYYDHLLPRLVSRLLDNGGNILMMQVENEYGSYGEDKTYLREIRRLMEERSVTCPLFTSDGPWRATLKAGTLIEDDLFVTGNFGSKANFNFSQMQEFFDEYGKKWPLMCMEFWDGWFNRWREPVITRDAEELAEAVHEVLEQGSINLYMFHGGTNFGFMNGCSARGTIDLPQVTSYDYDALLDEAGNPTAKYMAVKEMMATYYPEYPQLEPLYKESMEVENIPLVEKVSLFETLDSLTSPTESLYPKKMEELGQSYGYLLYRTEASWDAEEERIRIIDGRDRAQLFVDGKWVATQYQTEIGEDIFYQGEKKALSRFDVLVENMGRVNYGHKFLADTQRKGIRTGVCKDLHFMLNWEHYPLPLDNPEKIDFSKGWTEGQPAFYAYDFEVEAPKDTYLELSEFGKGIAYVNGHHLGRFWNVGPTLSLYIPHSYLKEGANRIIIFETEGEYEDHIHLTRKPTLKHIKGENL; this comes from the coding sequence ATGACAAGGTTTAAAATTGAGGATGATTTTTACCTAGATGGGAAACCATTCAAAATTTTATCTGGTGCCATTCATTATTTTAGAATTCCTGAAGAAGACTGGTATCATTCATTGTACAATCTCAAGGCTTTAGGTTTTAACACTGTTGAAACATATGTCGCTTGGAATTTACATGAGCCAACTGAAGGAAACTTCAATTTTGAAGGCAATCTTGATATTGAAAAATTTCTTCAGACAGCTCAGGACTTAGGCTTGTATGCTATTGTTCGACCATCTCCCTTTATCTGTGCAGAGTGGGAATTCGGTGGTTTACCAGCTTGGCTTTTAAATAAAGACATGCGAATCCGTTCCTCTGATCCAGCCTTTATAGAAATGGTAGGACGCTACTATGATCATTTACTTCCACGTCTTGTTTCAAGATTGTTGGATAATGGTGGTAACATCCTTATGATGCAGGTTGAAAATGAGTACGGTTCCTATGGTGAAGACAAGACATACTTGCGTGAGATTCGCCGATTGATGGAAGAACGTTCAGTTACTTGTCCGCTCTTTACATCTGATGGACCATGGAGAGCTACTTTGAAAGCTGGAACCTTGATTGAAGATGATCTCTTTGTAACAGGGAACTTTGGCTCGAAAGCTAACTTCAACTTCTCGCAAATGCAAGAGTTCTTTGATGAGTATGGTAAGAAATGGCCACTCATGTGTATGGAATTCTGGGATGGATGGTTTAATCGTTGGAGAGAGCCAGTCATCACGCGTGATGCAGAAGAGTTGGCAGAAGCTGTTCACGAGGTTCTAGAGCAAGGCTCTATCAACCTTTACATGTTCCACGGTGGAACTAACTTTGGTTTTATGAATGGTTGTTCAGCTCGAGGAACCATCGATTTACCACAAGTAACATCTTATGATTATGACGCTCTTCTTGATGAAGCTGGAAATCCAACTGCTAAATACATGGCAGTTAAGGAAATGATGGCGACTTACTATCCTGAGTATCCACAATTAGAACCGCTTTACAAAGAGAGCATGGAAGTTGAAAACATTCCACTGGTCGAGAAAGTTTCTCTCTTTGAAACCTTGGATAGCCTAACAAGTCCAACTGAAAGTCTCTATCCTAAGAAAATGGAAGAGTTGGGACAAAGCTACGGCTATCTACTCTATCGTACAGAAGCTAGTTGGGATGCAGAAGAAGAACGTATCCGTATCATTGACGGTCGAGACAGAGCTCAGCTATTTGTAGATGGTAAATGGGTTGCAACTCAATACCAGACAGAAATTGGTGAGGACATCTTCTATCAAGGAGAAAAGAAAGCGCTCTCTCGTTTTGATGTCCTGGTAGAAAATATGGGGCGTGTCAATTACGGGCATAAGTTCCTAGCAGATACACAACGAAAAGGGATTCGTACAGGTGTCTGCAAAGATCTACACTTCATGTTGAACTGGGAACACTATCCGCTTCCACTAGATAATCCTGAAAAGATTGATTTCTCAAAAGGATGGACAGAAGGACAACCTGCCTTTTACGCCTATGACTTTGAAGTTGAGGCTCCGAAGGACACCTACTTAGAACTATCTGAGTTTGGTAAAGGGATTGCCTATGTCAATGGCCATCATCTCGGACGTTTCTGGAATGTTGGTCCAACCTTATCGCTTTATATTCCGCACAGCTATCTCAAAGAAGGTGCTAACCGCATCATTATCTTTGAAACTGAAGGGGAATATGAAGATCACATACACTTAACTCGTAAACCTACACTAAAACATATAAAGGGGGAAAATTTATGA
- a CDS encoding PTS system mannose/fructose/N-acetylgalactosamine-transporter subunit IIB — MTIVGCRIDGRLIHGQVANLWSAKLNVSRIMVVDNEVVNNDVEKSGLKLATPPGVKLSILPVEKAAANILAGKYDSQRLFIVARKPDRFLGLVEAGVPLEAVNVGNMSQTPETRSITRSINVVDKDVEDFHKLAEKGVKLTAQMVPNDPVSDFLSLLK; from the coding sequence ATGACAATTGTAGGATGCCGTATCGATGGACGTTTGATCCACGGACAAGTAGCAAACCTTTGGTCTGCTAAACTTAATGTTTCACGTATCATGGTCGTTGACAATGAAGTTGTTAACAACGATGTTGAAAAGAGCGGGTTGAAACTTGCAACACCACCAGGTGTAAAACTTAGTATTTTGCCAGTTGAAAAAGCTGCAGCCAATATCCTTGCTGGAAAATATGATAGCCAACGTTTGTTTATCGTTGCTCGTAAACCAGACCGCTTCCTTGGATTAGTGGAAGCAGGGGTACCGCTTGAAGCAGTCAATGTTGGTAATATGTCTCAAACACCAGAAACACGTTCTATTACACGTTCAATCAACGTTGTAGATAAAGACGTAGAAGATTTCCACAAATTGGCGGAAAAAGGTGTTAAACTTACTGCTCAAATGGTTCCAAATGATCCAGTTTCAGACTTTTTGAGCTTATTAAAATAG
- a CDS encoding PTS mannose/fructose/sorbose/N-acetylgalactosamine transporter subunit IIC → MIQWWQILLLTLYSAYQICDELTIVSSAGSPVFAGFITGLIMGDLTTGLFIGGSLQLFVLGVGTFGGASRIDATSGAVLATAFSVSQGIETDLAITTIAVPVAALLTYFDVLGRMTTTFFAHRIDAAIERFDYKAIERNYLLGALPWAASRALPVFFALAFGGEFVQGVVNLVKEYQWVADGLTLAGRMLPGLGFAILLRYLPVKRNLHYLAMGFGLTAMLTVLYSYVTGLGGAVAGLIGTLPADVAEKIGFANNFKGLSMIGVSIVGIFLAVVHFKNSQKVAVAAPSTPSESGEIEDDEF, encoded by the coding sequence ATGATACAATGGTGGCAAATTTTACTTCTCACTCTGTACTCAGCTTATCAAATCTGTGATGAGTTGACGATCGTTTCTTCTGCAGGTTCCCCTGTATTCGCTGGTTTCATTACTGGTTTGATCATGGGAGATTTGACAACTGGTTTGTTTATCGGTGGTAGCTTGCAGTTGTTTGTCCTTGGGGTAGGTACCTTCGGTGGTGCTTCTCGTATCGACGCAACTTCTGGTGCGGTTCTTGCGACAGCTTTCTCAGTTTCACAAGGTATCGAAACAGATCTTGCGATCACTACAATCGCTGTACCAGTAGCGGCACTTTTGACTTACTTCGACGTACTTGGTCGTATGACTACTACATTCTTCGCACACCGTATTGATGCTGCGATCGAACGCTTTGACTATAAAGCTATCGAACGTAACTACCTTCTTGGTGCGCTTCCATGGGCTGCTTCTCGTGCCCTTCCAGTATTCTTCGCGCTTGCTTTCGGTGGAGAATTCGTACAAGGTGTTGTAAACCTTGTTAAAGAATACCAATGGGTTGCAGACGGTTTGACTCTTGCAGGTCGTATGCTTCCAGGTCTTGGATTCGCTATCTTGCTTCGTTACCTTCCAGTTAAACGTAACCTTCACTACCTTGCTATGGGATTCGGTTTGACAGCTATGTTGACTGTACTTTACTCATACGTAACAGGTCTTGGTGGAGCAGTTGCTGGTCTCATTGGCACTCTTCCTGCTGACGTTGCTGAAAAAATTGGCTTTGCCAACAACTTCAAAGGTTTGTCTATGATCGGTGTCTCTATCGTAGGTATCTTCCTTGCAGTTGTTCACTTCAAGAACAGCCAGAAAGTTGCTGTAGCAGCACCTTCTACACCATCAGAAAGTGGGGAAATTGAAGATGACGAATTCTAA
- a CDS encoding PTS system mannose/fructose/sorbose family transporter subunit IID has translation MTNSNYKLTKEDFNQINKRSLFTFQLGWNYERMQASGYLYMILPQLRKMYGDGTPELKEMMKVHTQFFNTSPFFHTIIAGFDLAMEEKDGVGSKDAVNGIKTGLMGPFAPLGDTIFGSLVPAIMGSIAATMAIAGQPWGIFLWIAVAVAYDIFRWKQLEFAYKEGVNLINNMQSTLTALIEAASVLGVFMMGALVATMINFEISYKLPIGEKMIDFQDILNSIFPRLLPAIFTAFIFWLLGKKGMNSTKAIGIIIALAVGLSFIGKFVLGMGA, from the coding sequence ATGACGAATTCTAATTACAAATTAACAAAAGAAGATTTTAATCAAATTAACAAACGTAGCTTGTTCACTTTCCAATTGGGATGGAACTACGAACGTATGCAAGCATCAGGTTACCTTTACATGATCTTGCCACAATTGCGTAAAATGTATGGAGATGGAACTCCTGAGTTGAAAGAAATGATGAAAGTTCATACTCAATTCTTCAACACTTCACCATTCTTCCACACAATCATCGCTGGTTTTGACCTTGCCATGGAAGAAAAAGATGGCGTTGGTTCAAAAGATGCGGTTAATGGTATCAAGACAGGTTTGATGGGACCATTCGCTCCTCTTGGAGATACTATCTTTGGTTCACTTGTTCCTGCTATCATGGGATCTATCGCTGCAACAATGGCTATCGCTGGTCAACCTTGGGGTATCTTCCTTTGGATCGCAGTTGCAGTAGCGTATGACATCTTCCGTTGGAAACAGTTGGAATTTGCCTACAAAGAAGGGGTTAACCTTATCAACAACATGCAAAGTACTTTGACAGCTTTGATTGAAGCTGCATCTGTACTTGGTGTGTTCATGATGGGTGCTCTTGTAGCAACAATGATCAACTTTGAAATTTCATACAAATTGCCAATCGGTGAAAAGATGATTGACTTCCAAGACATCTTGAACTCAATCTTCCCACGCTTGCTTCCAGCAATCTTCACAGCATTCATCTTCTGGTTGCTTGGTAAGAAAGGTATGAACTCAACTAAAGCAATCGGTATCATCATTGCTCTTGCAGTTGGACTTTCATTCATCGGTAAATTTGTACTTGGAATGGGCGCATAA
- a CDS encoding PTS sugar transporter subunit IIA, whose translation MTRSLILVSHGRFCEELKGSTEMIMGPQDNIHAVALLPEDGPEEFTAKFEAAVEGLDDFLVFADLLGGTPCNVVSRLIMEGRDIELYAGMNLPMVIEFINASLTGADADYKNRASESIVKVNDLLASFDDDEDE comes from the coding sequence ATGACTAGATCATTGATTTTAGTGAGTCACGGTCGTTTCTGTGAAGAACTTAAAGGTAGTACAGAAATGATTATGGGTCCACAAGACAACATCCATGCGGTAGCTCTTCTTCCAGAAGATGGGCCAGAAGAATTTACTGCAAAATTTGAAGCTGCTGTTGAAGGGTTGGATGATTTCCTAGTCTTTGCGGATCTTCTTGGTGGAACTCCATGTAACGTGGTGAGCCGTTTGATTATGGAAGGTCGTGACATTGAACTTTATGCAGGAATGAACCTTCCAATGGTCATTGAGTTTATCAATGCAAGCCTAACAGGCGCTGATGCAGATTATAAAAATCGTGCTTCAGAGAGCATTGTCAAAGTTAATGATTTATTGGCAAGCTTCGACGACGATGAAGATGAATAA
- a CDS encoding SIS domain-containing protein: MLDYTKEDLLELGAEITTREIYQQPDVWKEAFEAYQARRDEIAAFLQGIADKHDYIKVILTGAGTSAYVGDTLVPYFKEVYDERKWNFNAIATTDIVANPQTYLKKDVATVLVSFARSGNSPESVATVDLAKALVDELYQVTITCAAEGKLALQAHGDDRNLLLLQPAASNDAGFAMTSSFTSMMLTALLVFDPTDFAVKAERFDVLSSLARKVLDNVADVKELVDLDFNRVIYLGAGPFFGLAHEAQLKILELTAGQVATMYESPVGFRHGPKSLINEDTVVLVFGTTTDYTRKYDLDLVREVAGDQIARRVVLLSDQAFGLENVKEVALGCGGVLNDVYRVFPYIVYGQLFALLTSLKVGNRPDTPSPTGTVNRVVQGVIIHEFEK; encoded by the coding sequence ATGCTAGATTATACAAAAGAAGATTTGCTTGAGTTGGGAGCAGAAATCACAACTCGCGAAATTTACCAACAACCAGACGTTTGGAAAGAAGCTTTTGAAGCTTATCAAGCACGACGTGATGAAATTGCAGCCTTCTTACAAGGAATTGCTGACAAACATGACTACATCAAAGTTATCCTGACTGGTGCTGGAACTTCTGCTTATGTAGGTGATACTCTGGTTCCTTACTTTAAAGAAGTTTATGATGAACGTAAATGGAATTTCAATGCTATCGCGACAACTGATATTGTAGCAAACCCACAAACTTATTTGAAAAAAGATGTGGCAACTGTTTTGGTATCATTCGCGCGTAGCGGGAACTCACCTGAGAGTGTGGCAACAGTTGACTTGGCCAAGGCTTTGGTTGATGAGCTTTATCAAGTGACCATCACATGTGCAGCTGAAGGGAAATTGGCTCTCCAAGCGCATGGTGATGACCGCAACCTCTTGCTCTTGCAACCAGCTGCTTCTAACGATGCTGGCTTTGCTATGACTTCAAGCTTCACTTCAATGATGTTGACCGCACTCTTGGTATTTGATCCAACAGACTTTGCTGTTAAAGCTGAACGTTTCGACGTGCTATCTAGTTTAGCTCGCAAAGTTCTTGACAATGTGGCAGATGTCAAAGAGTTGGTTGACCTAGACTTTAACCGAGTGATTTATCTAGGTGCGGGCCCATTCTTCGGACTTGCTCACGAAGCCCAGCTTAAAATTTTGGAATTGACTGCTGGTCAAGTCGCGACTATGTATGAAAGTCCAGTTGGCTTCCGTCACGGTCCAAAATCTCTTATCAACGAAGATACAGTCGTTTTGGTATTTGGTACTACAACAGATTACACTCGTAAGTATGACTTAGACTTGGTTCGCGAAGTTGCTGGCGACCAAATTGCTCGTCGAGTTGTTCTCTTGAGTGATCAAGCCTTTGGACTTGAAAATGTGAAGGAAGTAGCACTTGGATGCGGTGGGGTTCTGAATGATGTTTACCGTGTCTTCCCTTACATCGTTTATGGTCAGTTATTTGCTCTCTTGACTTCACTTAAAGTTGGTAACAGACCAGATACACCATCACCTACAGGTACAGTTAACCGTGTCGTTCAAGGTGTCATTATTCACGAGTTTGAAAAATAA
- the lacD gene encoding tagatose-bisphosphate aldolase produces MSKLTLSPNKHACMQKLSDENGIISALAFDQRGALKRLMAQYQTEEPTVAQMEELKVLVADELTKYASSMLLDPEYGLPATKALDPKAGLLLAYEKTGYDTTSTKRLPDCLDVWSAKRIKEQGADAVKFLLYYDVDSSDELNQQKQAYIERIGSECVAEDIPFFLEILAYDEKIADAGSAEYAKVKPHKVIGAMKVFSDPRFNIDVLKVEVPVNVKYVEGFGDGEIVHTREEAAAFFKAQDEATNLPYIYLSAGVSAKLFQKTLVFAHESGANFNGVLCGRATWAGSVEAYIKDGEAAAREWLRTTGFENIDELNKVLQTTATSWTERVEA; encoded by the coding sequence ATGAGTAAATTAACATTAAGCCCAAATAAACATGCCTGCATGCAAAAACTCTCAGACGAGAATGGTATCATCTCAGCTCTTGCTTTTGACCAACGTGGTGCTTTGAAACGCCTCATGGCTCAATACCAAACAGAAGAGCCAACAGTAGCTCAAATGGAAGAACTTAAAGTCTTGGTAGCGGATGAATTGACAAAATACGCTTCATCTATGCTTCTTGACCCTGAGTACGGACTTCCAGCTACAAAAGCTCTTGATCCAAAAGCTGGTCTTCTCCTTGCTTATGAAAAAACTGGATACGACACAACAAGTACAAAACGTTTGCCAGACTGCTTGGATGTTTGGTCTGCAAAACGTATCAAAGAACAAGGTGCAGATGCTGTTAAGTTCTTGCTTTACTATGACGTAGATAGCTCTGACGAACTTAACCAACAAAAACAAGCTTACATCGAACGTATCGGTTCTGAGTGTGTGGCTGAAGATATTCCATTCTTCCTTGAAATCCTTGCCTATGATGAAAAAATTGCTGACGCAGGTTCTGCTGAATACGCTAAAGTAAAACCACACAAGGTTATCGGCGCTATGAAAGTCTTCTCAGATCCACGTTTCAACATCGATGTCTTGAAAGTAGAAGTTCCAGTTAACGTGAAATACGTTGAAGGTTTTGGTGATGGCGAAATCGTTCATACACGTGAAGAAGCAGCTGCTTTCTTCAAAGCGCAAGACGAAGCAACTAACCTTCCATACATCTACTTGAGTGCAGGTGTATCCGCTAAACTCTTCCAAAAAACTCTTGTCTTTGCCCATGAATCAGGCGCAAACTTCAATGGTGTTCTTTGTGGACGTGCTACATGGGCAGGATCAGTTGAAGCTTACATCAAAGATGGTGAAGCAGCAGCTCGCGAATGGCTTCGTACAACTGGATTTGAAAACATTGATGAACTCAATAAAGTACTTCAAACAACAGCTACTTCATGGACTGAACGTGTAGAAGCATAG
- a CDS encoding aldose epimerase family protein — protein sequence MKAYTERVFGKVDGKDVLAYRFETEAGYQLEIMTYGATILRYVTPDKAGNFANVILGFDDFESYVGNSPKHGASVGPVAGRIAGATFELNGKTYELEVNNASNCNHSGSTGWDSSLFELVEVNDHGLTLYTERTDGTGGFPGNLKIWISYNLEESGAYEVSYKVTTDQDTLVNPTNHSYFNLSGDFTQTIDRHVFQLNTEGIYPIAPDGVPAKTPDANRDVVKHIYNGALLKDIFAEEDEQIQLVSGLDHPFALPAGHDNAGFLYDQGSGRFLLFKTEAPCFVVYTANFVDESVIIAGQPMIQHNGIALEAQALPDAIHSDLKDQVILKAGETFTSKTRYELVVK from the coding sequence ATGAAAGCATACACAGAACGTGTATTTGGGAAAGTTGATGGCAAAGATGTCCTCGCTTACCGTTTTGAAACGGAGGCAGGCTACCAACTGGAAATTATGACCTATGGAGCAACAATTCTACGCTATGTAACTCCAGATAAGGCTGGCAATTTTGCCAATGTTATCCTAGGTTTTGACGATTTCGAAAGCTATGTGGGAAATAGCCCTAAACATGGAGCAAGTGTAGGTCCAGTTGCGGGTCGTATCGCAGGTGCAACATTTGAACTCAATGGGAAGACCTATGAACTCGAAGTCAACAACGCAAGCAACTGTAATCACAGTGGCTCAACTGGTTGGGATTCTAGCTTGTTTGAGCTAGTCGAAGTGAATGATCATGGTTTGACTCTTTACACAGAAAGAACAGATGGGACTGGAGGTTTCCCTGGAAATCTTAAGATTTGGATTAGCTACAACTTGGAAGAAAGTGGTGCCTACGAAGTTAGTTACAAGGTAACGACAGACCAGGATACCTTGGTCAATCCAACCAACCACAGCTATTTCAACTTGTCTGGTGATTTCACTCAGACGATTGACCGTCATGTCTTCCAATTAAACACAGAAGGTATCTATCCAATCGCTCCTGACGGTGTTCCAGCTAAAACCCCAGATGCTAATCGTGATGTGGTCAAACATATCTATAATGGTGCCTTGTTGAAAGATATCTTTGCAGAAGAAGATGAGCAAATCCAACTCGTATCTGGTTTGGACCATCCATTTGCTCTTCCTGCAGGACATGACAATGCTGGATTCCTCTATGACCAAGGTTCAGGTCGCTTCTTGCTCTTCAAGACAGAGGCTCCTTGCTTTGTGGTCTACACAGCAAACTTTGTGGATGAGAGTGTCATTATCGCTGGTCAGCCAATGATTCAGCACAATGGGATTGCTCTAGAAGCGCAAGCTTTACCAGATGCTATTCATAGTGACCTTAAAGACCAAGTCATTCTCAAAGCAGGTGAAACTTTCACCAGCAAAACTCGTTACGAACTTGTTGTGAAATAA
- a CDS encoding CatB-related O-acetyltransferase, which translates to MVSVSGKFCIFSHKNKQHQRFFQLLPDGQIKDIGGTGHDNERFWHMQENKIQLFSSSKELTAIFDCCYEEVGYSYWEGLHQGTIPLEIRVYDSRSDLFDYLTKFTSRYLIDYGALTVGNHTYGIPQLVDYDHGGQVIIGDYCSIGQNVQFVTANHDVELITTYPFKSLELFYTDKPLDMTDDHILKNPTRVGNDVWIGNNVQIMAGVTIGDGAVIATGAVVTKDVEPYAIVGGNPAKLIRYRIADSTARKQMQEIAWWNWSEELIAERLDKIMSKDISAFIKEFLPQTRES; encoded by the coding sequence ATGGTATCAGTATCTGGAAAATTCTGTATATTTTCACATAAAAATAAGCAACATCAGCGCTTTTTTCAACTGTTACCCGATGGTCAAATCAAGGATATTGGTGGAACCGGTCATGATAATGAGCGGTTTTGGCATATGCAGGAGAATAAAATTCAACTATTTTCTAGCTCGAAAGAATTGACGGCGATTTTTGACTGTTGCTATGAGGAAGTCGGCTATTCCTATTGGGAAGGTTTGCATCAGGGAACGATTCCTCTGGAAATTCGTGTCTATGATTCGCGTTCGGATCTGTTTGATTACCTTACGAAATTTACTAGTCGCTATTTGATTGACTACGGGGCCTTAACAGTGGGCAATCATACTTATGGTATTCCTCAATTAGTTGACTATGACCATGGAGGACAGGTCATTATTGGTGATTATTGTTCTATTGGACAAAATGTTCAATTTGTAACAGCAAATCATGATGTGGAATTGATTACTACTTATCCATTTAAGAGTTTGGAGTTGTTTTACACAGACAAGCCCCTGGATATGACGGATGACCACATATTGAAGAATCCTACTCGTGTTGGAAATGATGTTTGGATTGGAAACAATGTTCAGATTATGGCAGGGGTAACTATTGGAGATGGAGCGGTGATAGCAACAGGTGCTGTAGTGACTAAAGATGTGGAACCCTATGCTATTGTTGGAGGAAATCCTGCTAAGCTTATTCGTTATCGCATAGCAGATTCTACTGCCCGTAAGCAAATGCAAGAAATTGCCTGGTGGAACTGGTCAGAGGAATTGATTGCTGAGAGGCTGGACAAAATCATGAGTAAAGATATTTCAGCTTTCATCAAAGAATTTCTTCCACAAACTAGAGAAAGCTAG